The Pseudophryne corroboree isolate aPseCor3 chromosome 2, aPseCor3.hap2, whole genome shotgun sequence genome has a segment encoding these proteins:
- the LOC135024968 gene encoding fibrinogen-like protein 1-like protein, protein MGTRFAPSFANLYMGRFEEEYIWGGPYRENLVLYGRYIDDLFIIWKGGHQQALNFVNFLNDNSYNLKFTYNFDFFTTHFLDITFSIDNDKIISTNYIKPYVGRTTRSIKSRFREHRLNIIKKLQTHSVSRHFSREHNGDPSSLSIIGLEQFTSTKRGDLPKDCSEIPLYKDSGVYAIQPKDLHPLVVYCDMTTNSGGWIVIQRNTFNSEITWDESWTTYKYGFGNVEKDYWLGIEYLHRITKQKVYQARFVLIDNNNEEKYADYNLFSVEDEANGYRLRLGSYTGTAGDAMSSLQAGTTHDNMKFTAKDKDQDIYSANCATSYGGAWWYAACFASKLNNKNAIQWQGLCAGNCKGSTVLIRPADYCVY, encoded by the exons atggggaccaggtttgcacctagttttgctaacctctatatgggccgcttcgaagaggAGTACATCTggggcggcccatatagagagaacctggttctctatggccgttacatagacgacttGTTCATTATTTGGAAAGGGGGTCACCAACAAGCACttaattttgttaattttttgaatgacaactcttataatttaaaattcacttatAATTTTGATTTCTTCACTACTCACTTTCTTGATATCACGTTCTCAATTGACAATGACAAAATTATATCTACCAACTATATTAAACCG TATGTGGGAAGAACTACCAGATCAAttaaatcaagatttagagaacataggcttaacattattaaaaaacttCAAACTCACAGCGTGTCCCGCCACTTCTCAAGAGAACACAATGGTGATCCATCATCCCTCTCTATTATAGGGCTTGAACAGTTTACAAGCACaaaaagaggag ATTTACCAAAAGACTGCAGTGAAATCCCACTGTACAAAGACAGTGGAGTCTATGCAATCCAGCCCAAAGATTTACACCCCCTCGTTGTGTACTGTGACATGACTACAAACAGTGGTGGCTGGATTGTCATCCAACGTAACACATTCAACTCAGAGATCACCTGGGATGAGTCCTGGACCACTTACAAATATGGCTTTGGGAATGTAGAGAAGGACTACTGGCTGGGCATAGAATATCTTCACCGCATTACTAAGCAGAAAGTCTATCAGGCACGTTTCGTCCTCATAGACAATAACAATGAGGAAAAATATGCTGATTATAACCTATTCAGCGTAGAAGATGAAGCTAATGGCTACAGGCTGAGGCTGGGCAGCTACACGGGCACCGCTGGGGACGCCATGTCTTCACTCCAGGCAGGAACCACACATGACAACATGAAGTTTACAGCTAAGGACAAAGACCAGGACATTTACAGCGCCAACTGTGCTACCAGCTACGGTGGAGCCTGGTGGTATGCAGCCTGCTTTGCCTCCAAGCTCAACAACAAGAATGCCATTCAGTGGCAGGGACTCTGTGCTGGCAACTGTAAGGGATCCACTGTATTAATCCGCCCTGCAGATTACTGCGTCTACTAG